Proteins encoded in a region of the Populus nigra chromosome 3, ddPopNigr1.1, whole genome shotgun sequence genome:
- the LOC133688032 gene encoding putative homeobox-leucine zipper protein ATHB-51 isoform X1, with protein sequence MNMDNMDWNGNFRSFVSRPDQTSFNFLYNYAYDPQYPGMDMKHPAILAENAPNRFVPTALDKITSYESQEKKKRLTSDQLESLEKSFQEEIKLDPDRKMKLSRELGLQPRQIAVWFQNRRARWKAKQLERLYDNLKQEFDSVSKEKQKLQEEVMKLKAVVREQATRKQVSTAGYTEISGEETVESTSVAAASRKLRGHSHHQNNAEHCNYLLNVDEYNPVSSPYWALLPSYP encoded by the exons ATGAATATGGATAATATGGATTGGAATGGCAACTTCAGAAGCTTTGTTTCTCGACCAGATCAGACTTCCTTTAACTTCCTCTACAACTATGCCTATGACCCGCAGTATCCAG GCATGGACATGAAGCACCCAGCAATATTAGCAGAAAATGCACCCAACAGATTCGTCCCAACCGCTCTGGACAAGATCACCAGCTATGAGAGtcaagagaagaagaagcgATTGACAAGTGACCAGTTAGAGTCGTTGGAGAAGAGCTTTCAAGAAGAGATCAAGTTGGATCCTGATAGGAAAATGAAGCTGTCTCGTGAACTAGGGCTCCAGCCCAGGCAGATTGCTGTTTGGTTCCAGAATAGACGTGCTAGATGGAAAGCTAAACAGCTCGAGCGCTTATATGACAACCTTAAGCAGGAGTTTGATTCTGTGTCCAAAGAGAAACAGAAGCTTCAGGAAGAG GTAATGAAGCTGAAAGCAGTGGTGAGAGAACAAGCCACGAGGAAGCAAGTCTCAACAGCAGGGTACACAGAGATATCAGGGGAAGAGACAGTAGAAAGCACATCAGTTGCTGCAGCAAGTCGCAAGCTACGAGGACACAGTCACCACCAGAACAACGCAGAACACTGCAACTATCTTCTCAATGTGGATGAATACAACCCAGTTTCATCTCCTTACTGGGCTCTTTTGCCATCTTATCCTTGA
- the LOC133688032 gene encoding putative homeobox-leucine zipper protein ATHB-51 isoform X2: MQLQMAGFSRTGVVVCLLFLAPCMPRLASPRLTGMDMKHPAILAENAPNRFVPTALDKITSYESQEKKKRLTSDQLESLEKSFQEEIKLDPDRKMKLSRELGLQPRQIAVWFQNRRARWKAKQLERLYDNLKQEFDSVSKEKQKLQEEVMKLKAVVREQATRKQVSTAGYTEISGEETVESTSVAAASRKLRGHSHHQNNAEHCNYLLNVDEYNPVSSPYWALLPSYP, translated from the exons ATGCAATTACAGATGGCAGGTTTTTCACGTACTGGAGTGGTTGTATGCCTCCTCTTTTTAGCACCGTGCATGCCTCGCCTCGCCTCGCCTCGCCTCACAG GCATGGACATGAAGCACCCAGCAATATTAGCAGAAAATGCACCCAACAGATTCGTCCCAACCGCTCTGGACAAGATCACCAGCTATGAGAGtcaagagaagaagaagcgATTGACAAGTGACCAGTTAGAGTCGTTGGAGAAGAGCTTTCAAGAAGAGATCAAGTTGGATCCTGATAGGAAAATGAAGCTGTCTCGTGAACTAGGGCTCCAGCCCAGGCAGATTGCTGTTTGGTTCCAGAATAGACGTGCTAGATGGAAAGCTAAACAGCTCGAGCGCTTATATGACAACCTTAAGCAGGAGTTTGATTCTGTGTCCAAAGAGAAACAGAAGCTTCAGGAAGAG GTAATGAAGCTGAAAGCAGTGGTGAGAGAACAAGCCACGAGGAAGCAAGTCTCAACAGCAGGGTACACAGAGATATCAGGGGAAGAGACAGTAGAAAGCACATCAGTTGCTGCAGCAAGTCGCAAGCTACGAGGACACAGTCACCACCAGAACAACGCAGAACACTGCAACTATCTTCTCAATGTGGATGAATACAACCCAGTTTCATCTCCTTACTGGGCTCTTTTGCCATCTTATCCTTGA